From one Microbacterium aurum genomic stretch:
- a CDS encoding ABC transporter ATP-binding protein, with product MEITTTELGLAARVQGLSKTYGAGETGVRALDDVTVGIRRGEFTAIMGPSGSGKSTLMHIMAGLDAPTSGRAWIGDTEITGLSDLELTILRRRRVGFVFQAFNLVPTLDALGNILLPFDLDGRTPSALERARIDGLIDSLGLRPRLRHRPHELSGGQQQRVAIARALATAPDLVFADEPTGNLDSRSGREVLALLAAASRQHGQSIAMVTHDPVAASHADRVLFLGDGRVVADKPRQSAEQVSAFMLAAEVAA from the coding sequence ATGGAGATCACGACGACAGAGCTCGGCCTCGCGGCGCGGGTGCAGGGCCTCAGCAAGACGTACGGCGCGGGCGAGACCGGGGTGCGGGCGCTCGACGACGTCACCGTCGGCATCCGCCGCGGGGAGTTCACCGCGATCATGGGGCCGTCGGGGTCGGGCAAATCCACCCTCATGCACATCATGGCGGGCCTGGATGCGCCGACCAGCGGCCGCGCCTGGATCGGCGACACCGAGATCACCGGCCTGTCCGACCTCGAGCTGACGATCCTACGGCGACGCCGCGTCGGCTTCGTCTTCCAGGCGTTCAACCTCGTGCCGACCCTCGACGCGCTCGGCAACATCCTGCTGCCGTTCGACCTCGACGGTCGCACCCCGAGCGCGCTGGAGCGTGCGCGCATCGACGGCCTCATCGACTCCCTCGGCCTGCGGCCGCGGCTGCGGCACCGCCCGCACGAGCTCTCCGGCGGCCAGCAGCAGCGCGTCGCGATCGCCCGCGCCCTGGCGACGGCGCCAGACCTCGTCTTCGCCGACGAGCCCACCGGCAACCTCGACTCCCGCTCCGGCCGTGAGGTGCTCGCCCTGCTGGCCGCCGCCAGCCGTCAGCACGGGCAGTCGATAGCGATGGTGACCCACGATCCGGTCGCCGCGAGCCACGCCGACCGCGTCCTGTTCCTCGGCGACGGTCGCGTCGTCGCCGACAAGCCGCGCCAGAGCGCCGAACAGGTCTCGGCCTTCATGCTCGCCGCGGAGGTGGCGGCATGA
- a CDS encoding Lrp/AsnC family transcriptional regulator, giving the protein MEDAVDQRIIAEVSRDGRATLADLSAAVGLSVSAVQARLRRLEARGVIVGYRAVVDPEQVGRPLAAFIEITPLDPAQPDNAPELLEHLDAIEACHSIAGDAAYMLLARVASPRALEDLVRDIRLAANVRTRTTVVLQTFYEHRPVVPAA; this is encoded by the coding sequence ATGGAAGATGCTGTCGACCAGCGGATCATCGCCGAGGTCTCCCGCGACGGGCGGGCCACGCTCGCCGACCTCTCGGCGGCGGTGGGGCTGTCGGTTTCGGCCGTGCAGGCTCGGCTCAGGCGCCTCGAGGCGCGCGGCGTCATCGTCGGCTACCGTGCCGTCGTCGACCCGGAGCAGGTCGGCCGCCCCTTGGCGGCGTTCATCGAGATCACCCCGCTCGACCCCGCGCAGCCCGACAACGCCCCCGAGTTGCTCGAGCACCTCGATGCGATCGAGGCGTGCCACTCGATCGCCGGCGACGCGGCGTACATGCTGCTGGCCCGAGTCGCCTCGCCGCGCGCGCTGGAGGACCTCGTGCGCGACATCCGCCTCGCCGCGAACGTCCGCACCCGCACGACCGTGGTCCTGCAGACCTTCTACGAGCACCGCCCCGTCGTCCCCGCGGCCTGA
- a CDS encoding threonine aldolase family protein codes for MTTLHDAAVRGFASDNYSGVHPEVLAAIAAANDGHQIAYGEDAYTARLQEVFAHHFGEGVQAFPVFNGTGANVTGLQSMLPRWGAVIAASTAHINVDEGGAPERVAGIKILNVPTEDGKLTPDLVDREAWGWGDEHRAQPLVVSITQSTELGTLYTPDEIRALADHAHARGMRLHLDGARISNAAAALDLPLRAFTTDAGVDVLSFGGTKNGALGAEAVVVLDPAASEGLTYLRKLNMQLSSKMRFVSAQLIALLEPSSHPDGDLYLRNARHSNAMAQRLRAGVEAGLADGSISGVAFSQPTQSNGVFATLPDGVADELRKAFRFYDWDAAKNEVRWMCSFDTTADDVDAFVAELARLT; via the coding sequence GTGACCACCCTGCATGACGCGGCCGTCCGCGGCTTCGCGAGCGACAACTACTCCGGCGTCCACCCCGAGGTGCTCGCGGCCATCGCCGCCGCGAACGACGGCCACCAGATCGCCTACGGCGAGGATGCGTACACCGCCCGCCTGCAGGAGGTGTTCGCCCACCACTTCGGCGAGGGCGTGCAGGCGTTCCCGGTGTTCAACGGCACCGGCGCCAACGTCACCGGGCTGCAGTCGATGCTCCCCCGCTGGGGCGCGGTGATCGCGGCATCCACCGCCCACATCAACGTCGACGAGGGCGGGGCACCCGAGCGCGTCGCGGGGATCAAGATCCTGAACGTGCCGACCGAGGACGGCAAGCTCACGCCCGACCTCGTCGACCGCGAGGCGTGGGGCTGGGGCGACGAACACCGCGCGCAGCCGCTCGTCGTGTCGATCACGCAGTCCACCGAGCTCGGCACGCTGTACACGCCCGACGAGATCCGCGCGCTCGCCGACCATGCGCACGCGCGCGGCATGCGGCTGCACCTGGACGGGGCGCGCATCTCCAACGCCGCCGCCGCGCTCGATCTGCCGCTGCGCGCGTTCACGACGGATGCCGGGGTCGACGTGCTCAGCTTCGGCGGCACCAAGAACGGGGCGCTCGGCGCGGAAGCCGTCGTGGTGCTCGACCCCGCGGCATCCGAGGGTCTGACGTATCTGCGCAAGCTCAACATGCAGCTGAGCTCGAAGATGCGGTTCGTCTCGGCGCAGCTCATCGCCCTGCTCGAGCCCTCAAGCCATCCGGACGGCGACCTGTACCTCCGGAACGCCCGGCACTCCAACGCGATGGCGCAGCGGCTGCGCGCCGGCGTCGAGGCGGGCCTTGCCGATGGGTCGATCTCGGGCGTCGCCTTCAGCCAGCCGACGCAGTCCAACGGGGTGTTCGCGACGCTGCCCGACGGTGTCGCCGATGAGCTGCGGAAGGCGTTCCGGTTCTACGACTGGGACGCGGCGAAGAACGAGGTCCGCTGGATGTGCTCGTTCGACACCACCGCGGACGACGTCGACGCCTTCGTCGCCGAGCTCGCGCGCCTCACCTGA
- a CDS encoding ABC transporter permease — MTAVATPATPETTSETATRMPRRTRSAAWLRERGMGATILVSAISAAFGVLLLSATGYIAAWVDADPYLGGGETVTVVLGILSVLLVGVAIYVAAIVTANTFATIVAGRVRRIALMRLIGASARSQRGEVARQGLIVGTLGAAVGLVAGVAAAALLLWWGGNALGLDVAYDILQPVLVLPAAVVALTTWAGAWSGSRRVLSVTPLQAIAGSTPRRHDEAAASRGRNVAAVALFVAGAALLALGVVVGMLNPLGVVVAFVGGILSFTGLALGAVLIMPPLLRLTGRLFGRSAPARLAAENALRYPERASRMAIGVVMGVTLVVMFAVANESVKAVMTASAGGEPPAEMMRVMDTFAAIMMGLVAVSAVIAGVGLVNLLTIGIVQRRRELGLLRALGLTSAQVRRVVLLEAVHVTITALLFGLVLGVVYGWVAAQSLLGSVSVPPAWSSPTLVAPAIPWLPVLVVVVATALLTAVATVVPTRLATRVTAVEALAE, encoded by the coding sequence ATGACCGCCGTCGCGACGCCGGCGACGCCGGAGACGACATCGGAGACGGCGACCCGGATGCCGCGGCGCACCCGGTCCGCGGCGTGGCTGCGCGAGCGCGGGATGGGCGCGACGATCCTCGTGTCGGCGATCTCGGCCGCCTTCGGCGTCCTGCTGCTGAGCGCGACCGGATACATCGCGGCGTGGGTGGATGCCGATCCCTATCTCGGCGGTGGCGAGACGGTGACGGTGGTCCTCGGCATCCTGAGCGTGCTGCTCGTCGGCGTCGCGATCTACGTCGCCGCGATCGTGACGGCCAACACCTTCGCGACGATCGTGGCCGGCCGCGTCCGCCGCATCGCGCTGATGCGCCTGATCGGCGCGTCGGCGCGATCGCAGCGGGGTGAGGTCGCCCGGCAGGGCCTCATCGTCGGCACGCTCGGCGCCGCGGTCGGCCTCGTCGCGGGTGTCGCGGCGGCCGCGCTGCTGCTGTGGTGGGGTGGGAACGCGCTCGGCCTCGACGTCGCCTACGACATCCTGCAGCCCGTCCTCGTGCTCCCCGCGGCGGTCGTCGCGCTGACGACGTGGGCGGGCGCGTGGAGCGGGTCGCGCCGCGTGCTGTCGGTGACGCCGCTGCAGGCGATTGCGGGCTCGACGCCCCGTCGGCATGACGAGGCGGCCGCGTCCCGCGGGCGCAACGTCGCCGCAGTGGCGCTGTTCGTCGCCGGTGCCGCGCTTCTCGCGCTCGGCGTCGTGGTCGGGATGCTGAACCCGCTCGGCGTCGTGGTGGCGTTCGTCGGCGGCATCCTCTCGTTCACCGGCCTCGCGCTCGGTGCGGTGCTCATCATGCCGCCGCTGCTGCGGCTGACCGGCCGGCTGTTCGGACGCTCCGCGCCGGCGCGACTCGCGGCCGAGAACGCGCTGCGCTACCCGGAACGCGCCAGCCGCATGGCGATCGGCGTCGTCATGGGCGTCACCCTCGTCGTCATGTTCGCCGTCGCGAACGAGTCGGTCAAGGCCGTCATGACGGCCTCCGCCGGCGGCGAGCCGCCGGCGGAGATGATGCGGGTCATGGATACCTTCGCCGCCATCATGATGGGGCTCGTCGCGGTGTCGGCGGTCATCGCCGGCGTCGGCCTCGTGAACCTCCTGACGATCGGGATCGTCCAGCGGCGGCGCGAGCTGGGGCTGCTGCGCGCGCTCGGCCTGACCTCCGCGCAGGTGCGCCGCGTCGTGCTGCTCGAGGCCGTCCACGTCACGATCACGGCGCTGCTGTTCGGGCTCGTGCTCGGGGTCGTCTACGGCTGGGTCGCGGCGCAGTCTCTGCTCGGCTCGGTGTCGGTGCCGCCCGCGTGGTCGTCTCCGACGCTCGTCGCCCCGGCGATCCCGTGGCTGCCGGTGCTCGTAGTAGTCGTCGCCACCGCGCTGCTCACCGCCGTGGCCACGGTGGTCCCGACTCGGCTCGCGACCCGCGTCACCGCGGTCGAGGCCCTCGCGGAGTAG
- a CDS encoding sensor histidine kinase, with the protein MFRRLTRTQLVIDIVVAGLFALVALPFDLSIGRFYDNNALGTVLVALLMGGALALRRAAPGLALTVAWVGAIVQMAMARPPSTADIAVFGVLYATAAYGSRRTFWAGLASTFVGALVITIYLFAPLTDAGLSASTITTALAVALAAMFGLGLAWTVGALVRTGIRARENRRAQEVAEAEAAAESERTRIARDMHDVVAHSLAVVIAQADGARYASASDPDAAASALGTISTTARAALSDVRMLLAQLRHRQADGPQPTLADLEQLYAQVRAAGIALRVDVDPAPAVEVPTGVQLAVYRILQEALTNALRHGAGAPVDIALAWHADRVELSVRNETTAPGAPASGTPAGEGEAPRGHGVIGMRERAQLVGGALDAGREGGDFVVRATLPIGGGE; encoded by the coding sequence GTGTTCCGCCGGCTGACCCGCACGCAGCTCGTCATCGACATCGTCGTGGCGGGACTGTTCGCGCTTGTCGCCCTCCCCTTCGACCTGTCGATCGGCCGCTTCTACGACAACAACGCGCTCGGGACCGTGCTGGTCGCCCTGCTGATGGGCGGCGCGCTCGCGCTGCGCCGGGCCGCGCCCGGGCTCGCGTTGACGGTCGCCTGGGTCGGCGCGATCGTGCAGATGGCGATGGCGCGCCCGCCGAGCACCGCGGACATCGCCGTCTTCGGGGTGCTGTACGCCACGGCCGCCTACGGCAGTCGCCGTACCTTCTGGGCAGGGCTCGCGTCGACGTTCGTCGGCGCGCTCGTCATCACGATCTACCTGTTCGCTCCGCTGACGGATGCCGGTCTCAGCGCCTCGACGATCACGACGGCCCTCGCCGTCGCCCTCGCCGCGATGTTCGGCCTGGGACTGGCCTGGACGGTCGGCGCGCTCGTGCGCACCGGCATCCGGGCCCGCGAGAACCGGCGCGCCCAGGAGGTCGCCGAGGCCGAGGCGGCGGCGGAGTCCGAGCGCACGCGGATCGCCCGGGACATGCACGACGTCGTCGCGCACTCCCTCGCGGTCGTGATCGCGCAGGCCGACGGAGCCCGCTACGCCAGTGCGTCCGATCCGGATGCCGCGGCATCCGCCCTCGGCACCATCTCCACGACCGCGCGGGCCGCGCTCTCCGACGTGCGCATGCTGCTCGCGCAGCTGCGACACCGGCAGGCCGACGGCCCGCAGCCCACGCTCGCCGACCTCGAACAGCTGTATGCCCAGGTGCGCGCGGCGGGCATCGCGCTGCGGGTCGACGTCGATCCGGCGCCGGCGGTCGAGGTCCCGACCGGGGTGCAGCTCGCGGTCTATCGGATCCTGCAGGAGGCGCTCACCAATGCGCTCCGGCACGGCGCCGGCGCGCCCGTCGACATCGCGCTGGCGTGGCATGCTGACCGGGTGGAGTTGAGCGTGCGCAACGAGACCACGGCGCCCGGCGCCCCAGCGTCGGGGACACCCGCCGGTGAGGGTGAGGCGCCCCGCGGGCACGGCGTGATCGGCATGCGGGAGCGTGCGCAGCTCGTCGGCGGCGCACTCGACGCCGGTCGCGAGGGCGGCGACTTCGTCGTCCGCGCCACGCTCCCGATCGGCGGCGGCGAGTGA
- a CDS encoding DivIVA domain-containing protein, whose amino-acid sequence MSHVPSESDQQPTRDDSADTSPFDELMAGPPAASGSFTTTFRGYDKAEVDAAMAELTAARSGHSEELAQLKDKYRRAVATIKTHLATIDDLHSRVAALEADLAVEAAKASNAEEKVATLSDELVNAADESTKGRERFEEVLRVAEEQASVIIKNASVQADRLLEAAREEIATRRAQAQADADVLLSQAESDAQQARLRIETELTAHQAQLERERAHADEKVTQAEQEAAAIRTEAEKGAAALRSLVARETEQARAEAEEAVREQRMRALEFEESLTRRQDDAQQEFLVLHNQAVAHAERITQDANDQVAASLEHAQRITAKADDFDKLMRAQSQQLEADAKLRAREILDRAGTKAQKIIDTVTAHSQSVLRDAEDRTRQLRWQQQQLTSFMSEVKELIRPDAAAPASADDAAEAPTAD is encoded by the coding sequence GTGTCCCATGTGCCGTCCGAGTCCGACCAGCAGCCCACCCGCGACGACAGCGCCGACACGTCGCCGTTCGACGAGCTCATGGCAGGACCTCCCGCCGCATCCGGGTCGTTCACGACGACCTTCCGCGGCTACGACAAGGCCGAGGTCGACGCCGCGATGGCCGAGCTCACCGCGGCCCGCAGCGGTCACTCCGAAGAGCTCGCGCAGCTGAAGGACAAGTACCGCCGCGCCGTCGCGACGATCAAGACCCACCTCGCCACGATCGACGATCTCCACTCCCGCGTCGCCGCGCTCGAGGCCGACCTCGCGGTGGAGGCCGCCAAGGCCAGCAATGCCGAGGAGAAGGTCGCGACCCTCAGCGATGAGCTGGTGAACGCGGCCGACGAGTCCACGAAGGGCCGAGAGCGGTTCGAGGAGGTCCTCCGCGTCGCCGAGGAGCAGGCGAGCGTCATCATCAAGAACGCGAGCGTACAGGCCGACCGGCTGCTCGAGGCTGCGCGTGAGGAGATCGCGACCCGGCGTGCGCAGGCCCAGGCGGATGCCGATGTGCTGCTGTCGCAGGCGGAGTCCGACGCGCAGCAGGCCCGGCTGCGCATCGAGACCGAGCTGACCGCGCACCAGGCGCAGCTTGAGCGCGAGCGCGCCCACGCCGACGAGAAGGTGACGCAGGCCGAGCAGGAGGCCGCCGCGATCCGCACCGAGGCGGAGAAGGGTGCGGCGGCGCTGCGCTCCCTCGTCGCGCGCGAGACCGAACAGGCGCGTGCCGAGGCGGAGGAGGCGGTGCGCGAGCAGCGGATGCGCGCGCTGGAGTTCGAGGAGTCGCTGACCCGCCGCCAGGACGACGCGCAGCAGGAATTCCTCGTGCTGCACAACCAGGCCGTCGCCCACGCCGAGCGCATCACGCAGGACGCCAACGACCAGGTGGCCGCCTCGCTCGAGCACGCGCAGCGCATCACGGCGAAGGCCGATGACTTCGACAAGCTGATGCGCGCGCAGTCGCAGCAGCTCGAGGCGGATGCGAAGCTGCGCGCCCGCGAGATCCTCGACCGCGCCGGCACCAAGGCGCAGAAGATCATCGACACCGTGACGGCGCACTCGCAGTCCGTCCTGCGCGACGCGGAGGACCGGACGCGGCAGCTGCGCTGGCAGCAGCAGCAGCTGACGAGTTTCATGAGCGAGGTCAAGGAGCTGATCCGACCGGATGCCGCGGCCCCGGCATCCGCCGACGACGCCGCGGAGGCACCCACCGCGGACTGA
- a CDS encoding DUF6421 family protein, whose product MSMITTARAAIIGEPEVVEDGTPIAQQPAWLRLKDAATALQDLQAQDGSIADADSHDEARALIETIVGAIRALTPLFPHDAEYLSASVHDFERWVDSGLGVPDFLESLVAFQPQQHRVDGLQHLVVFPMYTQNGSRDRHVEAVLCEVIWPEFIAELEQTYTNGLFVSLRFIDFTPGYDTDSAVLFPETVAMREIPAFTWGAIFQDREAARYRRVVAAASEITKLALPEPAARMLADQQLAEETFVMWDLIHDRTHMRGDLPFDPFMIKQRMPFFLYSLEELRCDLTAFRECVALGARDDAIGEHARLVQYAVIFDRIFRFAITGSRVRNYDGLGGQLLFAWLHQRGVLHWTDTALAFDWDEVPAAVVALGDAIDRLYWESIDRPKVAHWLAAYELVRSVLTPHPASQWARGLPGDVLAGPPKGYTDAVMDDEFPLSMFFEALEKKMREVISSTRGITGRDA is encoded by the coding sequence ATGAGCATGATCACGACCGCCCGCGCGGCCATCATCGGGGAGCCCGAGGTCGTCGAGGACGGCACTCCGATCGCGCAGCAGCCGGCCTGGCTGAGGCTGAAGGATGCCGCGACCGCCCTCCAGGACTTGCAGGCGCAGGACGGGTCGATCGCCGACGCCGACTCCCACGACGAGGCCCGCGCCCTCATCGAGACCATCGTCGGCGCGATCCGCGCACTGACGCCGCTGTTCCCGCACGATGCCGAATACCTCTCGGCATCCGTCCACGATTTCGAGCGTTGGGTCGACTCCGGCCTCGGCGTGCCCGACTTCCTCGAGTCGCTCGTCGCGTTCCAACCGCAGCAGCACCGTGTCGACGGCCTGCAGCACCTCGTCGTGTTCCCGATGTACACGCAGAACGGGTCGCGCGACCGCCACGTCGAGGCCGTGCTGTGCGAAGTAATCTGGCCCGAGTTCATCGCGGAGCTCGAGCAGACCTACACCAACGGGCTGTTCGTCTCGCTGCGGTTCATCGACTTCACCCCCGGCTACGACACCGACTCCGCCGTGCTGTTCCCGGAGACGGTCGCGATGCGCGAGATTCCGGCGTTCACGTGGGGCGCGATCTTCCAGGACCGGGAGGCGGCGCGGTACCGGCGCGTGGTGGCCGCGGCATCCGAGATCACGAAGCTCGCGCTTCCCGAACCGGCGGCGCGGATGCTGGCCGACCAGCAGCTGGCGGAGGAGACCTTCGTCATGTGGGATCTCATCCATGACCGCACGCACATGCGGGGCGATCTGCCGTTCGACCCGTTCATGATCAAGCAGCGGATGCCGTTCTTCCTCTATTCGCTGGAGGAGCTGCGGTGCGACCTGACGGCGTTCCGCGAGTGCGTCGCGCTCGGCGCGCGCGACGATGCCATCGGCGAGCACGCGCGGCTCGTGCAGTACGCCGTGATCTTCGACCGCATCTTCCGGTTCGCGATCACCGGCTCGCGCGTGCGCAACTACGACGGGCTCGGCGGTCAGCTGCTGTTCGCGTGGCTGCACCAGCGCGGCGTGCTGCATTGGACCGACACCGCGCTCGCCTTCGACTGGGACGAGGTGCCGGCGGCGGTGGTCGCGCTCGGCGACGCGATCGACCGGCTGTACTGGGAGTCGATCGACCGGCCGAAGGTCGCGCACTGGCTCGCCGCGTACGAGCTCGTGCGCAGCGTGCTGACCCCGCACCCGGCGTCGCAGTGGGCGCGCGGCCTGCCGGGCGACGTGCTCGCCGGGCCGCCGAAGGGGTACACGGATGCCGTGATGGACGACGAGTTCCCCCTGTCGATGTTCTTCGAAGCCCTCGAGAAGAAGATGCGGGAGGTCATCTCTTCCACCCGCGGCATCACGGGTCGCGATGCCTGA
- a CDS encoding SDR family oxidoreductase yields MSVRGRCVLVAGATSASGDAAVRALRAAGATVVAVGRDAARLGPLGALGARTAVCDLTDEAAVAALSAALRADGVRVDGILHLVGGWRGGGGIAGQSDADYRALEGGLTALRHVSRAFWDDLVAAPAARTAIVSSTAVARPLAGGANYAAVKAAEEAWARAMAQGFAKAADAGASAAALRAASVIFRVRSLAGLEDDLAAAFVGLWDAEASAVNDQVITLGA; encoded by the coding sequence GTGAGCGTGCGGGGGCGGTGTGTGCTCGTGGCGGGGGCGACGAGCGCGAGCGGGGATGCCGCGGTGCGAGCGCTGCGCGCCGCCGGGGCGACGGTGGTCGCGGTCGGCCGGGATGCCGCGCGGCTCGGCCCGCTAGGCGCGCTCGGCGCGCGGACGGCCGTGTGCGACCTGACCGATGAGGCGGCCGTCGCCGCGCTCTCGGCGGCGCTGCGCGCGGACGGGGTGCGCGTCGACGGCATCCTGCACCTCGTCGGCGGGTGGCGCGGGGGCGGCGGGATCGCGGGCCAGAGCGACGCGGACTACCGCGCACTCGAGGGAGGGCTCACGGCGCTCCGGCACGTGAGCCGGGCGTTCTGGGACGATCTCGTCGCCGCGCCCGCCGCGCGCACCGCGATCGTCTCGTCGACCGCGGTGGCGCGTCCCCTCGCCGGCGGCGCGAACTACGCCGCCGTGAAAGCCGCCGAGGAGGCCTGGGCGCGCGCGATGGCGCAGGGCTTCGCGAAGGCCGCGGATGCCGGCGCCTCGGCCGCGGCGTTGCGCGCGGCATCCGTCATCTTTCGGGTGCGCAGTCTCGCGGGGCTCGAAGACGATCTCGCCGCCGCCTTCGTCGGGCTGTGGGATGCCGAGGCGTCCGCCGTCAACGACCAGGTCATCACCCTCGGGGCGTAG
- a CDS encoding response regulator, which translates to MSVPIRVVLVDDQALFRAGIRMVVASQPDLEVVGEAGDGAEALRVIRATRPDVVLMDIRMPVMDGLTATAELLADTSFADTPPRVVMLTTFDLDEAAARAIRQGASGFLLKDADPEFLLAAIRTVHAGSAVIAASATRDLFAHFAAPAVRPAPPAFEELTDREREIFALAARGLSNAEIAQREFLSEATVKTHISRILAKLALRDRVQLVVFAFEHGLA; encoded by the coding sequence GTGAGCGTGCCGATCCGCGTCGTTCTGGTGGACGATCAGGCGCTGTTCCGCGCCGGCATCCGGATGGTCGTCGCCTCGCAGCCCGATCTCGAGGTCGTCGGCGAGGCCGGTGACGGCGCCGAGGCGCTGCGGGTGATTCGCGCCACCCGTCCCGACGTGGTCCTGATGGACATCCGGATGCCGGTGATGGACGGCCTCACCGCGACCGCCGAGCTGCTCGCCGACACGTCGTTCGCCGACACCCCGCCGCGCGTTGTCATGCTGACGACGTTCGACCTCGATGAGGCCGCCGCGCGCGCGATCCGGCAGGGGGCGAGCGGGTTCCTGTTGAAGGACGCCGATCCGGAGTTCCTGCTGGCCGCGATCCGCACGGTCCACGCCGGGTCGGCCGTCATCGCGGCATCCGCCACCCGCGACCTGTTCGCCCACTTCGCCGCACCGGCGGTGCGCCCCGCGCCCCCGGCGTTCGAGGAGCTGACCGACCGTGAGCGGGAGATCTTCGCGCTCGCCGCCCGCGGACTGTCGAACGCGGAGATCGCGCAGCGCGAGTTCCTCTCCGAAGCGACCGTGAAGACGCACATCAGCCGGATCCTCGCCAAGCTCGCCCTGCGCGACCGCGTCCAGCTCGTCGTCTTCGCCTTCGAGCACGGCCTGGCCTGA
- a CDS encoding MFS transporter, with protein sequence MSEPPASARTVPPHGMRTFVHVLVNTAVANITTSYLWFALTFWVYLQTRSVLATGIIGGAYMLLLAIFGMVFGTVVDRHRKHRVMVLSALITLAAFILAAALYLVQPESALLDLGGPWFWLFSGIILAGAVIENLRNIALSTTVTLLVPTERHANANGMVGTVQGLAFLVTSVFSGLSIGLLGMGWTLVIAVALTAVALVHLLMLRVPEDEPERDPEAKFIDVRGAAAAIRAVPGLFALIIFSTFNNLIGGVYMALMDPYGLTLFPVEWWGVVLGVTSTGFIAGGAIVAAKGLGRNPIRTLLITVMVMGLVGALFTIRDWWWVYVLGIWIYMALVPAVEAAEQTVIQRVVPFEKQGRVFGAAAAIEVSAAPITSFLIAPIAEFWIIPYMESDAGRRTWGWLLGDGVGRGIALVFLFAGIIMIVIGALAFATRSYRILSAEYAVAPTTLEGDEGAAGAGTGAGAAGTISPASAAQVRGGSADQPGS encoded by the coding sequence ATGTCCGAGCCACCGGCATCCGCTCGCACCGTCCCGCCGCACGGCATGCGCACGTTCGTGCACGTGCTCGTCAACACGGCCGTGGCGAACATCACCACGAGCTACCTGTGGTTCGCGCTGACGTTCTGGGTGTATCTGCAGACGCGGTCGGTGCTCGCGACCGGCATCATCGGCGGGGCGTACATGCTGCTGCTGGCGATCTTCGGCATGGTGTTCGGCACGGTCGTGGACCGCCACCGCAAACACCGGGTGATGGTGCTGTCGGCGCTCATCACGCTCGCCGCCTTCATCCTGGCCGCCGCGCTGTACCTCGTGCAGCCTGAGTCGGCACTGCTCGATCTCGGCGGCCCGTGGTTCTGGCTGTTCTCCGGCATCATCCTCGCCGGCGCCGTCATCGAGAACCTGCGCAACATCGCCTTGTCGACGACGGTGACGTTGCTCGTCCCCACCGAGCGCCACGCCAACGCGAACGGCATGGTCGGCACTGTGCAGGGGCTCGCGTTCCTCGTCACGAGCGTCTTCTCCGGCCTGTCGATCGGATTGCTCGGCATGGGATGGACGCTCGTCATCGCGGTGGCACTGACCGCCGTCGCGCTCGTGCATCTGCTGATGCTGCGCGTGCCGGAGGACGAACCCGAGCGCGACCCCGAGGCGAAGTTCATCGATGTGCGCGGTGCGGCGGCGGCCATCCGTGCGGTGCCGGGGCTGTTCGCGCTCATCATCTTCTCCACGTTCAACAACCTCATCGGCGGCGTGTACATGGCGCTGATGGATCCGTACGGGCTGACCCTGTTCCCGGTGGAGTGGTGGGGTGTCGTGCTCGGCGTGACCTCGACCGGGTTCATCGCGGGCGGGGCGATCGTGGCGGCGAAGGGGCTCGGCCGCAACCCCATCCGGACGCTCTTGATCACGGTCATGGTGATGGGTCTCGTCGGAGCGCTGTTCACGATCCGCGACTGGTGGTGGGTGTACGTCCTCGGGATCTGGATCTACATGGCGCTCGTTCCGGCGGTCGAGGCCGCCGAGCAGACGGTCATCCAGCGCGTCGTGCCGTTCGAGAAGCAGGGGCGCGTGTTCGGGGCGGCGGCGGCGATCGAGGTGTCCGCGGCGCCCATCACCTCGTTCCTCATCGCGCCGATCGCGGAGTTCTGGATCATCCCGTACATGGAATCCGACGCCGGACGCCGCACCTGGGGATGGCTGCTCGGCGACGGCGTCGGCCGGGGGATCGCCCTCGTGTTCCTGTTCGCGGGGATCATCATGATCGTCATCGGCGCCCTCGCGTTCGCGACCCGGTCCTACCGCATCCTCTCCGCCGAGTACGCCGTCGCGCCGACGACGCTCGAGGGTGACGAGGGTGCTGCGGGTGCGGGTACGGGGGCTGGTGCTGCGGGGACCATTTCGCCGGCGTCGGCAGCCCAGGTTCGCGGCGGGTCCGCGGACCAGCCCGGCTCGTAG